One region of Glycine max cultivar Williams 82 chromosome 9, Glycine_max_v4.0, whole genome shotgun sequence genomic DNA includes:
- the LOC100815324 gene encoding cadmium/zinc-transporting ATPase HMA2 isoform X1: MVENIKRSSFEVLGMCCATEEALVERILKPLRGVKDVSVIVPTRTVTVVHDVLLISESQIADALNAARLEASLRLQGETDNEKKWPDLTTMVCGLLLALSFLKYAYQPLGWLALGSVVIGFPKVLLRAIASIKALTLNINILVLLAVCGTAALQDFWEAGIIIFLFSIAQWLETRATHKAMVAMSSLTSMAPQKAVIAETGELVDVNDVKINTILAVKAGDAIPLDGIVVEGKCEVDEKMLTGESLPVTKELDSVVWAGTINVNGYISVKTTVLAKDTVVARMSKLVEEASSRKSRTQRFIDHFAKYYIPAVVLISASIAVVPAALKVPNIKPWFHLAIVVLLSACPCALILSTPVAIFCALTKAAISGLLLKGGDYIETLSGIKTVAFDKTGTITRGEFTVTDFSVSVDDISIETLLYWVSSVESKSSHPMAAALVEYGMLNSVKPIPENVENFQNFPGEGVYGIINGKDIYIGNRRIGARAGSERVDCRTQCQSPEISTPNQCCGPTLVGVFRLADTCRSGALEAIEELKLLGVRSVMLTGDSSQAAMYAQSQSFYLQKRQ; encoded by the exons ATGGTTGAAAATATCAAGAGAAGTAGCTTTGAAGTGTTGGGAATGTGCTGTGCTACAGAAGAAGCACTGGTTGAAAGAATTTTGAAGCCTCTTCGTGGAGTCAAAGACGTCTCAGTGATAGTCCCTACAAGAACAGTCACTGTGGTCCATGATGTTCTCTTGATTTCTGAGTCACAAATAG CCGATGCACTGAATGCTGCAAGGCTTGAAGCTAGTTTGAGACTACAGGGAGAGACTGATAATGAAAAGAAATGGCCAGATTTAACTACGATGGTGTGTGGCTTGTTACTAGCACTTTCTTTCTTGAAGTATGCATATCAACCTTTGGGATGGTTGGCACTTGGTTCTGTTGTCATTGGCTTCCCTAAGGTTCTACTCAGGGCCATAGCTTCCATAAAGGCTCTTACTCTTAATATCAACATTCTGGTTCTATTGGCTG TGTGTGGTACTGCTGCTTTACAAGATTTTTGGGAGGCTGGAATCATCATATTCCTATTCTCCATTGCTCAATGGCTTGAGACAAGAGCAACTCACAAG GCAATGGTTGCTATGTCCTCTTTAACAAGCATGGCTCCTCAAAAGGCCGTTATTGCTGAAACTGGGGAACTTGTTGACGTCAATGATGTTAAGATCAACACTATACTTGCAGTCAAGGCTGGTGATGCTATTCCTCTTGATGGAATCGTGGTGGAAGGAAAGTGTGAAGTTGATGAAAAAATGTTAACAGGAGAATCATTACCTGTGACCAAGGAGTTAGATTCAGTAGTATGGGCTGGAACTATTAATGTGAATG GATATATAAGTGTAAAAACTACTGTTTTGGCAAAAGACACAGTGGTGGCTAGAATGTCAAAACTTGTTGAAGAAGCTTCTAGCAGAAAATCTCGAACACAAAGATTCATAGATCATTTTGCGAAGTACTATATTCCTG CTGTCGTCTTGATTTCTGCTAGCATTGCTGTGGTTCCAGCTGCATTAAAAGTTCCTAATATTAAGCCTTGGTTTCATCTGGCAATTGTGGTTTTATTGAGTGCATGCCCTTGTGCTCTCATCCTCTCCACACCTGTTGCAATCTTTTGTGCTCTCACAAAAGCAGCAATAAGTGGATTACTATTGAAAGGTGGAGATTATATTGAAACACTTTCTGGAATTAAGACAGTTGCTTTTGATAAAACGGGCACAATAACAAGAGGAGAGTTCACTGTGACAGATTTTTCTGTTTCTGTAGATGACATTAGCATTGAAACTTTACTGTACtg GGTTTCAAGTGTTGAGAGTAAATCAAGTCATCCTATGGCAGCTGCACTAGTGGAATATGGAATGTTGAATTCTGTCAAGCCAATCCCTGAAAATGTGgagaattttcaaaattttccaggGGAAGGAGTTTATGGTATAATTAATGGGAAGGATATCTATATAGGCAATAGGAGAATCGGTGCTAGAGCTGGCTCTGAAAGAG TTGATTGTCGCACGCAATGTCAAAGCCCTGAAATTTCTACCCCGAATCAATGCTGTGGACCAACTCTGGTTGGAGTCTTCAGGTTAGCTGATACATGCAGATCAGGGGCATTGGAGGCAATAGAAGAGCTAAAGTTGTTAGGTGTGAGATCAGTCATGCTAACTGGAGATAGCTCTCAGGCTGCTATGTATGCTCAGAGTCAG AGCTTCTACCTGCAGAAAAGGCAGTGA
- the LOC100815324 gene encoding cadmium/zinc-transporting ATPase HMA2 isoform X2, translated as MVENIKRSSFEVLGMCCATEEALVERILKPLRGVKDVSVIVPTRTVTVVHDVLLISESQIADALNAARLEASLRLQGETDNEKKWPDLTTMVCGLLLALSFLKYAYQPLGWLALGSVVIGFPKVLLRAIASIKALTLNINILVLLAVCGTAALQDFWEAGIIIFLFSIAQWLETRATHKAMVAMSSLTSMAPQKAVIAETGELVDVNDVKINTILAVKAGDAIPLDGIVVEGKCEVDEKMLTGESLPVTKELDSVVWAGTINVNGYISVKTTVLAKDTVVARMSKLVEEASSRKSRTQRFIDHFAKYYIPAVVLISASIAVVPAALKVPNIKPWFHLAIVVLLSACPCALILSTPVAIFCALTKAAISGLLLKGGDYIETLSGIKTVAFDKTGTITRGEFTVTDFSVSVDDISIETLLYWVSSVESKSSHPMAAALVEYGMLNSVKPIPENVENFQNFPGEGVYGIINGKDIYIGNRRIGARAGSERVDCRTQCQSPEISTPNQCCGPTLVGVFRLADTCRSGALEAIEELKLLGVRSVMLTGDSSQAAMYAQSQLWFLD; from the exons ATGGTTGAAAATATCAAGAGAAGTAGCTTTGAAGTGTTGGGAATGTGCTGTGCTACAGAAGAAGCACTGGTTGAAAGAATTTTGAAGCCTCTTCGTGGAGTCAAAGACGTCTCAGTGATAGTCCCTACAAGAACAGTCACTGTGGTCCATGATGTTCTCTTGATTTCTGAGTCACAAATAG CCGATGCACTGAATGCTGCAAGGCTTGAAGCTAGTTTGAGACTACAGGGAGAGACTGATAATGAAAAGAAATGGCCAGATTTAACTACGATGGTGTGTGGCTTGTTACTAGCACTTTCTTTCTTGAAGTATGCATATCAACCTTTGGGATGGTTGGCACTTGGTTCTGTTGTCATTGGCTTCCCTAAGGTTCTACTCAGGGCCATAGCTTCCATAAAGGCTCTTACTCTTAATATCAACATTCTGGTTCTATTGGCTG TGTGTGGTACTGCTGCTTTACAAGATTTTTGGGAGGCTGGAATCATCATATTCCTATTCTCCATTGCTCAATGGCTTGAGACAAGAGCAACTCACAAG GCAATGGTTGCTATGTCCTCTTTAACAAGCATGGCTCCTCAAAAGGCCGTTATTGCTGAAACTGGGGAACTTGTTGACGTCAATGATGTTAAGATCAACACTATACTTGCAGTCAAGGCTGGTGATGCTATTCCTCTTGATGGAATCGTGGTGGAAGGAAAGTGTGAAGTTGATGAAAAAATGTTAACAGGAGAATCATTACCTGTGACCAAGGAGTTAGATTCAGTAGTATGGGCTGGAACTATTAATGTGAATG GATATATAAGTGTAAAAACTACTGTTTTGGCAAAAGACACAGTGGTGGCTAGAATGTCAAAACTTGTTGAAGAAGCTTCTAGCAGAAAATCTCGAACACAAAGATTCATAGATCATTTTGCGAAGTACTATATTCCTG CTGTCGTCTTGATTTCTGCTAGCATTGCTGTGGTTCCAGCTGCATTAAAAGTTCCTAATATTAAGCCTTGGTTTCATCTGGCAATTGTGGTTTTATTGAGTGCATGCCCTTGTGCTCTCATCCTCTCCACACCTGTTGCAATCTTTTGTGCTCTCACAAAAGCAGCAATAAGTGGATTACTATTGAAAGGTGGAGATTATATTGAAACACTTTCTGGAATTAAGACAGTTGCTTTTGATAAAACGGGCACAATAACAAGAGGAGAGTTCACTGTGACAGATTTTTCTGTTTCTGTAGATGACATTAGCATTGAAACTTTACTGTACtg GGTTTCAAGTGTTGAGAGTAAATCAAGTCATCCTATGGCAGCTGCACTAGTGGAATATGGAATGTTGAATTCTGTCAAGCCAATCCCTGAAAATGTGgagaattttcaaaattttccaggGGAAGGAGTTTATGGTATAATTAATGGGAAGGATATCTATATAGGCAATAGGAGAATCGGTGCTAGAGCTGGCTCTGAAAGAG TTGATTGTCGCACGCAATGTCAAAGCCCTGAAATTTCTACCCCGAATCAATGCTGTGGACCAACTCTGGTTGGAGTCTTCAGGTTAGCTGATACATGCAGATCAGGGGCATTGGAGGCAATAGAAGAGCTAAAGTTGTTAGGTGTGAGATCAGTCATGCTAACTGGAGATAGCTCTCAGGCTGCTATGTATGCTCAGAGTCAG TTATGGTTCTTGGATTGA
- the LOC100815324 gene encoding cadmium/zinc-transporting ATPase HMA2: MVENIKRSSFEVLGMCCATEEALVERILKPLRGVKDVSVIVPTRTVTVVHDVLLISESQIADALNAARLEASLRLQGETDNEKKWPDLTTMVCGLLLALSFLKYAYQPLGWLALGSVVIGFPKVLLRAIASIKALTLNINILVLLAVCGTAALQDFWEAGIIIFLFSIAQWLETRATHKAMVAMSSLTSMAPQKAVIAETGELVDVNDVKINTILAVKAGDAIPLDGIVVEGKCEVDEKMLTGESLPVTKELDSVVWAGTINVNGYISVKTTVLAKDTVVARMSKLVEEASSRKSRTQRFIDHFAKYYIPAVVLISASIAVVPAALKVPNIKPWFHLAIVVLLSACPCALILSTPVAIFCALTKAAISGLLLKGGDYIETLSGIKTVAFDKTGTITRGEFTVTDFSVSVDDISIETLLYWVSSVESKSSHPMAAALVEYGMLNSVKPIPENVENFQNFPGEGVYGIINGKDIYIGNRRIGARAGSERVDCRTQCQSPEISTPNQCCGPTLVGVFRLADTCRSGALEAIEELKLLGVRSVMLTGDSSQAAMYAQSQLNHALDIVHAELLPAEKAVIIENFKKDGLIAMIGDGMNDAPALATADIGISMGISGSALANETGNAILMSNDIRKIPEAIRLARKTTRKLIENVIISIGFKSVILALAIAGYPIVWLAVLTDVGTCLLVILNSMLILQEKTKYERKSTSSKYGTFSEDMTTALLDKKSNSNENKAVLSAEKCGKDCCKNDTYREATTNKNESSGLSKLSSLKGNHNGNLVSIEVHIVKPCNGCGLGKVKMCEDFSCRTNNSSSDCCQEQSKTEKSDTGSIVTQEASIATLESDGYKGKSMDISKLSGTSVTPKCCKNLCCNDSVNNISNLSLSQPEIVIE; this comes from the exons ATGGTTGAAAATATCAAGAGAAGTAGCTTTGAAGTGTTGGGAATGTGCTGTGCTACAGAAGAAGCACTGGTTGAAAGAATTTTGAAGCCTCTTCGTGGAGTCAAAGACGTCTCAGTGATAGTCCCTACAAGAACAGTCACTGTGGTCCATGATGTTCTCTTGATTTCTGAGTCACAAATAG CCGATGCACTGAATGCTGCAAGGCTTGAAGCTAGTTTGAGACTACAGGGAGAGACTGATAATGAAAAGAAATGGCCAGATTTAACTACGATGGTGTGTGGCTTGTTACTAGCACTTTCTTTCTTGAAGTATGCATATCAACCTTTGGGATGGTTGGCACTTGGTTCTGTTGTCATTGGCTTCCCTAAGGTTCTACTCAGGGCCATAGCTTCCATAAAGGCTCTTACTCTTAATATCAACATTCTGGTTCTATTGGCTG TGTGTGGTACTGCTGCTTTACAAGATTTTTGGGAGGCTGGAATCATCATATTCCTATTCTCCATTGCTCAATGGCTTGAGACAAGAGCAACTCACAAG GCAATGGTTGCTATGTCCTCTTTAACAAGCATGGCTCCTCAAAAGGCCGTTATTGCTGAAACTGGGGAACTTGTTGACGTCAATGATGTTAAGATCAACACTATACTTGCAGTCAAGGCTGGTGATGCTATTCCTCTTGATGGAATCGTGGTGGAAGGAAAGTGTGAAGTTGATGAAAAAATGTTAACAGGAGAATCATTACCTGTGACCAAGGAGTTAGATTCAGTAGTATGGGCTGGAACTATTAATGTGAATG GATATATAAGTGTAAAAACTACTGTTTTGGCAAAAGACACAGTGGTGGCTAGAATGTCAAAACTTGTTGAAGAAGCTTCTAGCAGAAAATCTCGAACACAAAGATTCATAGATCATTTTGCGAAGTACTATATTCCTG CTGTCGTCTTGATTTCTGCTAGCATTGCTGTGGTTCCAGCTGCATTAAAAGTTCCTAATATTAAGCCTTGGTTTCATCTGGCAATTGTGGTTTTATTGAGTGCATGCCCTTGTGCTCTCATCCTCTCCACACCTGTTGCAATCTTTTGTGCTCTCACAAAAGCAGCAATAAGTGGATTACTATTGAAAGGTGGAGATTATATTGAAACACTTTCTGGAATTAAGACAGTTGCTTTTGATAAAACGGGCACAATAACAAGAGGAGAGTTCACTGTGACAGATTTTTCTGTTTCTGTAGATGACATTAGCATTGAAACTTTACTGTACtg GGTTTCAAGTGTTGAGAGTAAATCAAGTCATCCTATGGCAGCTGCACTAGTGGAATATGGAATGTTGAATTCTGTCAAGCCAATCCCTGAAAATGTGgagaattttcaaaattttccaggGGAAGGAGTTTATGGTATAATTAATGGGAAGGATATCTATATAGGCAATAGGAGAATCGGTGCTAGAGCTGGCTCTGAAAGAG TTGATTGTCGCACGCAATGTCAAAGCCCTGAAATTTCTACCCCGAATCAATGCTGTGGACCAACTCTGGTTGGAGTCTTCAGGTTAGCTGATACATGCAGATCAGGGGCATTGGAGGCAATAGAAGAGCTAAAGTTGTTAGGTGTGAGATCAGTCATGCTAACTGGAGATAGCTCTCAGGCTGCTATGTATGCTCAGAGTCAG TTGAACCATGCTCTAGACATTGTTCATGCAGAGCTTCTACCTGCAGAAAAGGCAGTGATCATTGAGAATTTCAAGAAAGATGGGCTAATAGCCATGATTGGAGATGGCATGAATGATGCTCCTGCATTAGCCACAGCTGACATCGGTATCTCAATGGGAATATCAGGTTCAGCTCTTGCAAATGAAACAGGCAATGCAATTCTCATGTCGAATGACATACGGAAAATACCTGAAGCCATTCGACTAGCAAGAAAAACTACTAGAAAGCTAATTGAGAATGTCATTATTTCAATTGGCTTCAAGAGTGTCATACTTGCATTGGCAATTGCAGGATACCCTATAGTCTGGCTTGCTGTGTTGACTGATGTTGGGACCTGTCTACTTGTTATTCTCAATAGCATGTTAATTTTACAGGAGAAAactaaatatgaaagaaaatctACAAGTTCCAAATACGGAACTTTCTCGGAAGATATGACCACAGCTCTACTTGACAAGAAAAGTAATAGCAATGAGAACAAAGCAGTTCTCTCCGCTGAAAAGTGTGGTAAAGATTGTTGTAAAAACGACACTTATCGTGAAGCAACTACAAACAAGAATGAATCTTCTGGACTTTCAAAGTTGAGCTCACTGAAGGGAAACCACAATGGGAACTTGGTATCTATCGAAGTGCACATTGTGAAACCTTGCAATGGTTGTGGTCTAGGCAAAGTCAAAATGTGTGAGGACTTCTCATGCAGAACAAATAATAGTAGCTCTGATTGTTGCCAAGAGCAATCTAAGACTGAGAAAAGTGACACTGGTTCTATTGTTACACAAGaagctagcattgccacattaGAGTCTGATGGCTATAAGGGCAAGTCTATGGATATTTCAAAGTTGTCTGGGACAAGTGTGACTCCCAAGTGTTGCAAGAACTTGTGCTGTAATGATAGTGTTAACAATATTAGTAACCTTAGCCTTAGCCAGCCCGAAATTGTTATCGAGTGA
- the LOC100815859 gene encoding rust resistance kinase Lr10-like — protein sequence MTLAVDKFLNDMEREKLIRFTDQQLRIATDNYSSLLGSGGFGKVYRGSLSNGTMIAVKVLRESSDKRIDEQFMAEVGTLGKVHHFNLVHLHGFCFEANLRALVYEYMVNGALEKYLFHESMTLSFEKLHEIAVGTARGIAYLHEECQQRIIHYDIKPGNILLDRNFNPKVADFGLAKLCNREITHLTLTKSRGTPGYAAPELWMPNFPVTHKCDVYSFGMLLFEIIGRRRNLDVELVESQEWFPVWVWKRFEAGEFEELIIACGIEEKNGEIAERMVNVALLCVQYRPDLRPIMRDVVKMLEGSVEVPKPVIPFPHLIDLTSTTGPVQASQTNTDAGIGSYSSAMTTKSVNVLGTPTTTKYEIKLASV from the coding sequence ATGACACTCGCTGTGGATAAGTTTCTGAATGACATGGAAAGAGAGAAGCTAATCAGGTTCACTGATCAACAGCTAAGGATTGCAACTGATAATTACTCTTCTCTGTTGGGATCTGGAGGATTCGGAAAAGTTTATAGAGGAAGTTTGAGTAATGGAACCATGATTGCTGTGAAGGTTCTACGTGAGAGTTCTGACAAGAGAATTGATGAACAGTTTATGGCAGAAGTGGGTACCCTTGGTAAAGTTCATCACTTCAATCTAGTTCATCTGCATGGATTTTGCTTTGAAGCAAACTTGAGAGCTCTGGTTTACGAGTACATGGTGAATGGCGCGCTTGAAAAATACCTGTTTCATGAAAGCATGACCTTATCATTTGAAAAGCTTCATGAGATCGCAGTTGGCACAGCGAGAGGCATCGCTTACTTGCATGAAGAATGCCAACAGAGAATAATCCACTATGACATTAAACCAGGAAATATTCTCTTGGACAGGAATTTCAATCCTAAAGTTGCTGATTTTGGTTTAGCCAAGCTTTGTAACCGGGAAATTACACATCTAACCTTGACCAAGAGTAGGGGGACTCCTGGTTATGCTGCACCTGAACTTTGGATGCCTAATTTTCCTGTGACTCACAAGTGTGATGTTTACAGCTTTGGAATGCTGTTATTTGAAATCATAGGCAGGAGAAGAAACCTTGACGTTGAACTTGTTGAAAGCCAGGAGTGGTTTCCAGTGTGGGTTTGGAAAAGATTTGAGGCTGGAGAATTTGAGGAGTTGATAATAGCATGTGggatagaagagaaaaatgggGAGATAGCAGAGAGAATGGTTAATGTAGCTCTATTGTGTGTTCAGTACAGGCCAGATTTAAGGCCTATAATGAGGGATGTGGTGAAAATGTTGGAAGGTTCTGTTGAAGTTCCAAAACCTGTGATTCCGTTTCCACACTTGATTGATTTGACTTCCACCACTGGTCCGGTTCAAGCATCACAAACCAATACTGATGCAGGTATTGGTTCTTACTCTTCAGCAATGACAACCAAATCTGTCAATGTACTTGGCACTCCTACTACGACCAAGTATGAGATTAAATTAGCCTCTGTGTAG
- the LOC100804983 gene encoding probable receptor-like serine/threonine-protein kinase At5g57670 has translation MKYIRSNSLKRLFSFGRRGFGEENDVGLVVSPCEEHPPRPSWKCFSYEELFDATNDFSSENVIGRGGYAEVYKGTLNGGDEVAVKRLTRTSTDERKEKEFLLEIGTIGHVRHSNVLPLLGCCIDNGLYLVFELSTVGSVASLIHDENLPPLDWKTRYKIALGTARGLHYLHKGCKRRIIHRDIKASNILLTADFEPKISDFGLARWLPSQWTHHSIAPIEGTFGHLAPEYYLHGVVDEKTDVFAFGVFLLEVISGRKPVDGSHQSLHSWAKPILSKGEIENLVDPRLGGAYDVTQFNRVAFAASLCIRASATCRPIMSEVLEVMEEWEMDKGKWEMPEEEEQEEELWGFEDLEYEYDSSFSMSLPDSVGST, from the exons ATGAAGTATATTAGGAGCAACAGCTTGAAGAGGCTCTTCTCGTTTGGAAGACGCGGTTTTGGGGAGGAAAACGATGTAGGGTTGGTGGTTTCTCCTTGTGAAGAGCACCCTCCAAGACCCTCTTGGAAATGCTTCTCTTATGAAGAGTTATTTGATGCCACCAATGACTTTAGCTCAG AGAATGTGATTGGGAGAGGAGGGTATGCAGAGGTTTATAAGGGAACATTGAATGGTGGTGATGAAGTTGCGGTGAAGAGGCTCACAAGAACTTCAACGGATGAAAGGAAGGAGAAGGAGTTTCTGTTAGAGATTGGAACCATTGGTCACGTGCGCCATTCCAACGTGTTGCCTCTTCTTGGGTGTTGCATTGACAATGGACTTTACCTGGTTTTTGAGCTATCCACTGTTGGTTCTGTTGCTTCTCTTATTCATG ATGAGAACTTGCCTCCTTTGGATTGGAAAACAAGGTATAAGATAGCTCTAGGCACTGCACGTGGCCTTCACTACTTGCACAAAGGCTGCAAGAGGAGGATCATTCATAGGGACATCAAGGCCTCAAACATTTTGTTAACTGCAGATTTTGAACCGAAG ATATCTGATTTTGGACTTGCAAGGTGGCTTCCCTCTCAGTGGACTCACCATTCAATAGCCCCAATAGAAGGGACATTTGG GCATTTGGCACCTGAGTACTACTTGCATGGAGTAGTGGATGAGAAAACAGATGTATTTGCCTTTGGTGTGTTCTTGCTTGAAGTCATCTCTGGGAGGAAACCAGTGGATGGGTCTCACCAAAGCTTGCACAGCTGG GCTAAACCAATACTAAGCAAAGGGGAGATAGAAAATTTGGTAGATCCAAGGCTTGGAGGGGCTTATGACGTGACACAGTTTAATAGAGTAGCCTTTGCTGCCTCCCTTTGCATTAGGGCATCTGCAACTTGCAGACCTATCATGAGTGAG GTACTGGAGGTAATGGAGGAGTGGGAGATGGATAAAGGGAAGTGGGAAATGCCAGAGGAAGAAGAGCAAGAGGAGGAATTATGGGGTTTTGAGGATCTGGAATATGAATATGACAGTTCCTTTTCAATGTCACTACCAGACTCTGTTGGAAGTACTTAG